In the genome of Staphylococcus durrellii, one region contains:
- a CDS encoding NAD kinase: MRYTILSKGDSKSNALKHKMINHMKDFQMIEDTENPEIVISVGGDGTLLQAFHQYSHMLSRCAFVGVHTGHLGFYADWLPHEVEKLIIEINNSQFQVIEYPLLELIVRYNDNGYETRYLALNEATMKTENGSTLVVDVNIRGKQFERFRGDGLCVSTPSGSTAYNKALGGALIHPSLEAMQIAEIASINNRVFRTVGSPLVLPKHHTCLITPVNHDTILTTIDHVSIKHKNVNAIQFRVANERVRFARFRPFPFWKRVHDSFISSGDDE, from the coding sequence ATGCGTTATACAATTTTGTCTAAAGGTGATTCAAAATCGAACGCTTTAAAGCATAAAATGATTAATCATATGAAGGACTTTCAAATGATTGAGGATACAGAAAATCCAGAAATTGTTATCTCTGTAGGGGGAGATGGGACGCTGTTACAAGCATTCCATCAATACAGTCATATGTTATCACGATGTGCTTTTGTAGGTGTTCACACTGGTCATTTAGGATTTTATGCTGATTGGTTACCCCATGAAGTAGAAAAGTTAATCATTGAAATTAATAATTCTCAGTTCCAGGTTATCGAATACCCACTTTTAGAATTAATTGTACGCTATAATGATAACGGGTACGAAACACGTTATTTAGCTTTGAATGAAGCAACTATGAAAACTGAAAATGGTTCTACTCTCGTTGTAGACGTCAATATTAGAGGCAAACAATTTGAACGGTTTAGAGGCGACGGACTGTGCGTATCAACGCCATCAGGCTCTACTGCGTATAACAAAGCGCTAGGCGGTGCGTTAATACACCCATCACTGGAAGCAATGCAAATTGCAGAAATTGCGTCGATTAATAATAGAGTTTTTAGAACGGTTGGGTCACCACTCGTTTTACCAAAACACCATACATGTTTAATTACTCCAGTAAATCACGATACAATTTTAACTACAATTGATCACGTAAGCATTAAACATAAAAATGTAAATGCGATTCAATTTAGAGTAGCAAACGAAAGAGTGCGTTTTGCTAGGTTTAGACCGTTTCCTTTTTGGAAAAGGGTACACGATTCATTTATTTCGAGTGGAGACGATGAATAA
- a CDS encoding RluA family pseudouridine synthase: MHFVYNIQRAESVKTFLQSHLYSKKTISAIKNNGALLVNDNPVTVRAIMNVGDQLQVHLPKEIPSKNITPFYAPLQILYEDDYLIVVAKPTHQNIAPSKEHLHGSLLEQVYAHTWQQNGTIPHVVTRLDRNTSGIVIFTKHGFIHHLMSQTTIDKHYLCICHGLVKDKGMIKAPIARDPASIIQRHVSPEGKYACTIFNSLKRKKGYSLCEVKLITGRTHQIRVHFQHMGHPLVGDNLYGSTHIRYSHQLLQCYKVTFIHPITNEQINIIDNYESMITIFDML, translated from the coding sequence ATGCACTTTGTTTATAACATTCAACGAGCTGAATCTGTTAAAACATTTTTACAAAGTCATTTATATTCAAAGAAAACAATTAGCGCCATTAAAAATAATGGCGCTTTACTTGTGAATGATAATCCAGTTACAGTTCGCGCAATAATGAATGTCGGTGATCAATTGCAAGTGCATTTACCCAAAGAAATCCCTAGTAAAAATATAACACCTTTTTACGCACCACTACAGATTTTATATGAAGATGATTATCTTATTGTTGTTGCTAAACCAACTCATCAAAATATAGCGCCTTCTAAAGAACATTTGCATGGAAGTTTGTTGGAGCAAGTTTATGCACATACTTGGCAACAAAATGGAACGATACCGCACGTTGTTACTAGATTAGATAGAAATACTTCAGGCATAGTAATCTTTACTAAGCATGGATTTATTCATCATTTAATGTCACAAACAACTATCGACAAACATTATTTGTGCATTTGCCATGGTTTGGTCAAGGATAAAGGTATGATTAAAGCACCTATAGCACGTGATCCAGCTAGTATTATTCAACGTCATGTTTCGCCGGAGGGGAAATACGCTTGCACAATATTTAATTCATTAAAACGAAAAAAAGGGTATAGTTTATGTGAAGTTAAATTAATTACAGGTAGGACACATCAAATTAGAGTTCATTTCCAACATATGGGACATCCACTCGTTGGTGATAACTTATATGGCAGCACGCATATCCGATACAGTCATCAATTGTTACAATGTTATAAAGTTACATTTATACATCCTATAACTAACGAACAAATTAATATTATTGATAATTACGAGTCGATGATAACAATTTTTGATATGCTATAA
- the spxA gene encoding transcriptional regulator SpxA has translation MVTLFTSPSCTSCRKAKAWLQEHDIPYTERNIFSEHLTIDEIKQILKMTEDGTDEIISTRSKTYQKLNVDIDALPLQDLYAIIQDNPGLLRRPIILDDKRLQVGYNEDEIRRFLPRKVRTFQLQEAQRMVD, from the coding sequence ATGGTAACACTATTTACTTCACCAAGTTGCACATCTTGCCGTAAAGCGAAAGCATGGTTACAAGAACATGACATTCCGTATACGGAGCGTAACATTTTTTCTGAACACTTAACAATTGATGAAATTAAACAAATTTTAAAAATGACTGAAGATGGTACAGATGAAATTATCTCTACACGTTCTAAAACATACCAAAAATTAAACGTGGATATTGATGCACTTCCACTTCAAGATTTATATGCAATCATTCAAGATAACCCTGGATTATTACGTCGTCCAATTATTTTAGACGACAAACGTTTACAAGTTGGTTATAACGAAGACGAAATCAGAAGATTCTTGCCAAGAAAAGTCCGTACTTTCCAATTGCAAGAAGCGCAACGTATGGTTGATTAA
- a CDS encoding CYTH domain-containing protein, with translation MATNNEIEFKQLLTDKQYNDFAQRYFPNTEPFTQTNYYIDTPDYQLKANKSALRIRVKDSGNEMTLKVPADVGLLEYNFDTDIKPVMNDHLASDNLPNDIIHQLNKLNIDLNALVILGALTTERMEIPDGEDLIVLDKNTYLNFEDYELEFEVTDYDTGLAKFHSLLNNFDIKYEQPANKVQRFFDRKEQILK, from the coding sequence GTGGCTACAAATAATGAGATAGAATTTAAACAACTATTAACTGATAAACAATATAATGATTTTGCACAACGTTACTTTCCTAATACAGAACCATTTACGCAAACGAACTACTATATAGATACCCCTGATTATCAGCTAAAAGCTAACAAAAGCGCTTTACGTATTCGAGTTAAAGACAGTGGTAACGAAATGACATTAAAAGTACCTGCAGATGTAGGACTTCTTGAATACAATTTTGATACAGACATAAAACCTGTCATGAATGATCATCTGGCTTCAGATAACTTACCTAATGACATTATTCATCAATTAAATAAATTGAACATTGATTTAAACGCTTTAGTAATATTAGGTGCATTAACAACTGAACGTATGGAAATACCCGATGGTGAAGATTTAATCGTTTTAGATAAAAACACCTATTTAAACTTTGAAGACTACGAACTTGAATTTGAAGTCACTGATTATGATACAGGGTTAGCAAAGTTCCATTCGCTGTTAAATAACTTTGATATAAAGTATGAACAGCCTGCAAATAAAGTTCAACGTTTCTTTGATCGTAAGGAACAAATATTAAAATAA
- the pepF gene encoding oligoendopeptidase F — translation MSQQLTREEQERKYPEYTWDLTTIFKSDEAFEEAFKEVESYLGQEEQFKGHLGDNAETLYRALALEDEVGSKLEKVYVYAHLKQDQDTANDKYTGFESRAHQLIIKFSSSWSFLVPEILQIDEATIKQFISENDNLKRYEFDLQLINENRPHVLTADKEKMLTEAQDALSTPDNVYGMFSNADLEFEDAIDSKGNRHPLTQGTFIKCLESDDRVLRKSAFENFYKQYAAYNNTLSATLAGEVKKNIFNARTHNYKTAREAALSRNHIPEQVYDNLVKTVHKYLPLLHRYTELRKELLDLDDMKMYDLYTPLVKNVKFEMPYEEAKQWMLKALQPMGETYMNVVEEGLNNGWVDVYENKGKRSGGYSSGAHLTNPFILLNWSDTVSDLYTLVHEFGHSAHSYFSRQNQPSNHSDYTIFVAEVASTCNEALLSDYMDKHLDDERRLLLLNQELERFRATLFRQTMFAEFEHKIHAIEEAGEPLTANRMNEEYAKLNKQYFGDAVETDDNISKEWSRIPHFYMNYYVYQYATGYSAAQSLSHQILNEGQPAVDRYINEFLKKGSSNYPIEILKNAGVDMTTPEPIEQACEVFEQKLDAFEKLMKT, via the coding sequence ATGAGTCAACAATTAACAAGAGAAGAGCAAGAACGTAAATATCCTGAATATACGTGGGATTTAACTACAATATTTAAATCTGATGAAGCTTTTGAGGAAGCTTTTAAAGAAGTAGAATCTTATTTAGGACAAGAAGAACAATTCAAAGGCCATTTGGGAGATAATGCCGAAACACTTTATAGAGCATTGGCATTAGAAGACGAAGTAGGTTCTAAACTTGAAAAAGTATATGTATACGCACATCTAAAACAAGACCAAGATACAGCAAACGATAAATATACAGGTTTTGAATCTCGTGCACATCAATTAATAATTAAGTTTAGTTCAAGTTGGAGCTTTCTAGTACCAGAAATTTTACAAATCGATGAAGCAACGATAAAACAATTTATTAGTGAAAATGACAATTTAAAACGTTATGAATTTGATTTACAATTAATAAATGAAAATAGACCGCATGTATTAACTGCGGATAAAGAAAAAATGTTAACAGAAGCACAAGATGCTTTATCAACGCCAGATAATGTTTATGGTATGTTTAGCAATGCAGATTTAGAATTTGAAGATGCTATTGATAGTAAAGGTAATCGCCATCCACTAACTCAAGGTACATTTATAAAATGTTTAGAATCTGATGATCGCGTTTTAAGAAAATCAGCCTTTGAAAACTTCTATAAACAATATGCTGCATACAATAATACACTGAGTGCAACTTTAGCAGGTGAAGTTAAAAAAAATATCTTTAACGCCCGCACACATAATTATAAAACTGCAAGAGAAGCGGCGTTAAGTCGTAATCATATTCCAGAGCAAGTATATGATAACTTAGTAAAAACAGTTCATAAATATTTGCCGTTATTACATCGTTACACAGAATTAAGAAAAGAACTTTTAGATTTAGACGACATGAAGATGTACGACCTATATACACCACTTGTGAAAAATGTAAAATTTGAAATGCCATATGAAGAAGCTAAACAATGGATGTTAAAAGCACTTCAACCTATGGGCGAAACATATATGAACGTAGTAGAAGAAGGTTTAAATAATGGTTGGGTTGATGTATATGAAAATAAAGGCAAACGTTCGGGAGGCTACTCTTCAGGTGCCCACTTAACAAATCCATTCATTTTACTTAATTGGTCTGATACTGTTTCAGATTTATATACTTTGGTACATGAATTTGGTCATTCTGCGCATAGTTATTTCAGTCGCCAAAATCAACCATCAAATCACAGTGACTATACAATATTTGTAGCTGAAGTTGCCTCTACTTGTAACGAGGCATTATTAAGTGATTATATGGACAAACATTTAGATGATGAGCGCCGTTTATTATTATTAAATCAAGAGTTAGAACGTTTTAGAGCTACATTATTCCGTCAAACGATGTTTGCAGAATTCGAACATAAAATACATGCAATTGAAGAAGCAGGGGAGCCATTAACTGCAAATCGTATGAATGAAGAATACGCTAAATTAAACAAACAATATTTTGGTGATGCTGTTGAAACTGATGACAATATTAGTAAAGAGTGGTCAAGAATACCTCACTTCTATATGAATTACTATGTGTATCAATATGCAACAGGTTATAGTGCTGCTCAAAGTTTAAGCCATCAAATTTTGAATGAAGGACAACCAGCAGTTGATCGCTATATAAACGAATTCTTGAAAAAAGGTAGTTCCAATTACCCAATAGAAATATTAAAAAATGCAGGGGTAGACATGACAACTCCGGAACCAATCGAACAAGCATGTGAAGTTTTTGAACAGAAATTAGACGCTTTTGAAAAACTTATGAAAACTTAA
- a CDS encoding GTP pyrophosphokinase — MNQWDQFLSPYKQAVDELKIKLKGLRKQYEVGENASPIEFVTGRVKPMTSIIDKANKRNIPFDRLHEEMYDIAGLRMMCQFVDDIDIVVNLLRQREDFKVIEERDYISNTKQSGYRSYHVIIEYPIEALTGKKNILAEIQIRTLAMNFWATIEHTLRYKYDGDYPPEIQHRLERAAEAAYLLDEEMSEIKEEIQEAQKYYSKKRAKKHNND; from the coding sequence ATGAATCAATGGGACCAATTTTTATCTCCATACAAACAAGCCGTAGATGAATTGAAAATTAAATTAAAGGGGTTACGGAAACAATATGAAGTAGGAGAAAATGCTTCACCGATAGAGTTCGTAACAGGTAGAGTCAAACCTATGACGAGTATTATCGATAAGGCAAATAAACGTAACATTCCTTTTGATCGCTTACATGAAGAAATGTATGACATTGCTGGTCTTCGAATGATGTGTCAATTTGTAGATGACATTGATATAGTCGTTAATCTATTAAGACAAAGAGAAGACTTTAAAGTCATAGAAGAAAGAGACTATATAAGTAATACTAAACAAAGTGGGTATCGCTCTTATCACGTAATAATTGAATATCCTATAGAAGCATTAACTGGAAAGAAAAACATTTTGGCAGAAATTCAAATACGTACTTTAGCAATGAATTTTTGGGCAACTATAGAACATACATTAAGGTATAAATACGATGGAGATTATCCGCCAGAAATACAACATAGACTTGAAAGAGCTGCTGAAGCGGCATATTTATTGGATGAAGAAATGTCTGAAATAAAAGAAGAAATACAAGAAGCTCAAAAGTATTATTCGAAAAAAAGAGCTAAGAAGCACAATAATGACTAG
- a CDS encoding UPF0738 family protein, translating to MRIYVNEIKITEDSIKCYTEESTEGLEEAGQMLVDSDNFAFAYILDDGQSYSYLIFVKETWSMIHENKNKKVIVNDDLELKEFDNELTYILDNIEGNSNYGKEFVSKVEEIFEL from the coding sequence ATGCGTATTTATGTTAATGAAATCAAGATAACAGAAGATAGTATAAAATGTTATACAGAAGAATCTACAGAAGGATTAGAAGAAGCAGGACAAATGCTTGTCGATAGTGATAACTTTGCCTTCGCATATATTTTAGATGATGGACAGTCATACTCATATTTAATATTTGTTAAAGAAACATGGTCTATGATACATGAAAATAAAAACAAGAAAGTTATTGTGAATGATGATTTAGAATTAAAAGAATTCGATAATGAACTAACTTACATATTAGATAACATAGAAGGAAATTCAAATTATGGTAAGGAGTTTGTTTCAAAAGTGGAAGAAATATTTGAATTATAG
- a CDS encoding competence protein CoiA, translating to MLYGKTKYGNIVSAVDAFKELDYYCPLCRQKLTLKQGLYKSAHFAHRGQNCNYKEETYAHYQAKYALGQQLKELGYCVQIEPYLKQSHQIPDILINNKIILEIQCSPITIKLLQRRTNTYERLGYIVIWIIEDDIRHNELITLNGFQSACIIPNKLKLFLWNNELQSLICLKNLIAIGGNRFLGEKIKVNISEFFDDDKMKSKHYKLTNNSIQQFLKQCRSKRSVIEPSLSVMYNLKLSDTWVLQNLGFIFPEQIYLKSHPIFWQLQLLKLLMQKSYSLSLFMQAIDFRKFAYSHIQYEQIVSQLVQQFERQFSNFKGNNVQK from the coding sequence GTGCTATATGGTAAAACAAAGTATGGAAATATTGTGAGTGCGGTCGATGCTTTTAAGGAATTGGATTACTATTGTCCGCTTTGTCGTCAAAAATTAACGTTAAAACAAGGTTTATATAAAAGTGCACACTTTGCTCATCGTGGTCAAAATTGCAATTATAAAGAAGAAACATATGCCCATTATCAAGCTAAATATGCACTAGGACAACAACTAAAAGAATTAGGTTATTGTGTCCAAATTGAACCCTATCTAAAACAAAGCCATCAAATTCCTGACATACTAATAAATAATAAAATAATTCTAGAAATACAATGCTCACCAATAACGATAAAACTATTACAAAGAAGAACAAATACATATGAACGTTTAGGCTATATCGTAATATGGATTATTGAAGATGACATCAGGCATAATGAATTAATTACACTTAACGGTTTCCAATCTGCTTGCATTATACCCAATAAGCTAAAGTTGTTTTTATGGAATAATGAATTACAATCCTTGATTTGTTTGAAAAATTTAATAGCAATTGGTGGAAATCGATTCTTGGGTGAAAAAATAAAAGTAAACATTTCTGAATTCTTCGATGATGACAAAATGAAAAGTAAACATTATAAACTAACCAACAATAGCATCCAACAATTTTTAAAACAATGTAGAAGCAAGCGATCTGTAATAGAACCCAGTTTAAGTGTTATGTATAATTTAAAATTAAGTGACACGTGGGTCTTGCAAAATTTAGGTTTTATTTTTCCGGAACAAATATATTTAAAATCACATCCTATTTTTTGGCAATTGCAACTTTTAAAATTATTGATGCAAAAAAGTTATTCGCTATCACTATTTATGCAAGCTATTGATTTTAGGAAATTTGCTTACAGCCATATTCAATATGAACAAATTGTTAGTCAACTCGTACAGCAATTTGAGCGTCAGTTTTCAAATTTTAAAGGTAATAACGTGCAAAAATAG
- a CDS encoding truncated hemoglobin YjbI → MTQTPYDVIGAQALYNLIDNFYSLVSQDIRLNHLFPEDLTETSRKQKQFLTQFLGGPSLYTEEHGHPMLKRRHLDFTITHLERDAWLENMQRAIIDVQLPAGVGDYLYERLRLTANHMVNSEN, encoded by the coding sequence ATGACACAAACACCTTATGACGTAATTGGTGCCCAAGCATTGTACAACCTTATAGATAACTTTTATTCACTTGTGTCACAAGACATAAGACTCAATCATTTGTTTCCTGAAGATTTAACTGAAACAAGTCGTAAACAAAAGCAATTTCTAACGCAATTTCTAGGAGGTCCTAGTTTGTACACAGAAGAACATGGTCATCCTATGCTTAAAAGACGTCATTTAGATTTTACCATTACACACCTAGAACGTGATGCATGGTTAGAAAATATGCAACGAGCGATTATAGATGTGCAACTACCAGCGGGCGTCGGTGATTACTTATATGAACGTTTACGTTTAACAGCCAATCACATGGTGAATTCTGAAAATTAA
- the yjbH gene encoding protease adaptor protein YjbH, which translates to MTQELKLIQANSREDANLSPVSKIEIYSFFDPFSQECFKLSAILSKLRLEYKQYIRVRHILNPSLRILTKCQAQSTSDIDNIALAYKAAELQGRLRAERFIHLLQNEIIPKRDIITESMVNNCICNAGLDKDVFKEDLHSASIKESLQVDLHIAREMDIQEAPSLVFFNEDVHEEGLKVEGLYPYHIYTYIINELMGKSIEKELPPSLETYIEQQQLVTKEELLTIYEWPEKVLNKELKKLVIQQKIEKLSAPEGNFWRAKN; encoded by the coding sequence ATGACTCAAGAATTAAAACTGATACAAGCGAATAGTCGTGAAGATGCTAATCTTTCACCTGTAAGCAAAATAGAAATATATTCTTTCTTTGACCCGTTTAGTCAAGAATGCTTTAAACTTTCGGCAATACTTTCTAAATTACGTTTAGAATATAAACAATATATAAGAGTCCGACATATATTAAATCCTTCTTTACGTATATTAACAAAATGCCAAGCGCAAAGTACTTCAGATATAGACAATATTGCTTTAGCATATAAAGCGGCAGAATTACAAGGTAGACTGCGTGCTGAACGATTTATTCACTTACTCCAAAATGAGATTATACCTAAGAGAGATATCATCACTGAATCTATGGTAAATAATTGTATTTGCAACGCAGGATTAGATAAAGATGTATTCAAAGAAGACTTGCATAGCGCATCTATTAAAGAAAGTTTACAAGTGGATTTGCATATTGCGAGAGAGATGGATATTCAAGAAGCTCCTTCATTAGTTTTCTTTAATGAAGATGTTCACGAAGAAGGATTAAAAGTTGAAGGTTTATATCCTTATCACATTTACACTTATATCATTAATGAACTGATGGGCAAATCGATAGAAAAAGAACTACCGCCTAGCCTTGAAACATATATTGAGCAACAACAACTCGTTACTAAAGAAGAATTATTAACTATTTATGAATGGCCTGAAAAGGTATTGAATAAGGAACTGAAAAAGTTAGTGATTCAACAGAAAATTGAAAAATTAAGTGCACCTGAAGGTAATTTTTGGAGAGCCAAAAATTGA
- the mecA gene encoding adaptor protein MecA, which yields MRIERVDDTTVKLFITYSDIEARGFQREDLWTNRKRGEEFFWNMMEEVNEEEDFVVEGPLWIQVHAFEKGVEVTISKSKNEDLMNMSEEEANEQMDYQVSDILSQTFDQEESLEDLLEQKGETSNDTSKKQNESKRQNIRTVIVRFNDLEEVISYAYHNNIGVTEFEDLLFSLNNAYYYAMYFDKSVDQEVINDSYSQLLEFAYPTDKSEVYLNDYAKVIMSHNVTSQVRRYFPDSVE from the coding sequence ATGAGAATAGAGCGTGTTGACGATACAACAGTTAAATTATTTATTACGTATAGCGATATAGAAGCTAGAGGTTTCCAACGCGAAGATTTATGGACTAATCGTAAGCGTGGAGAAGAATTTTTTTGGAATATGATGGAAGAAGTTAACGAAGAAGAAGACTTTGTTGTTGAGGGTCCTCTATGGATTCAAGTTCATGCTTTTGAAAAGGGCGTTGAAGTTACAATTTCTAAATCTAAAAATGAAGACTTAATGAATATGTCAGAAGAAGAAGCTAATGAACAAATGGACTATCAAGTTAGTGATATTTTATCACAAACCTTTGATCAAGAAGAAAGCTTAGAAGATTTATTAGAACAAAAAGGTGAAACTTCAAACGATACTAGTAAAAAACAAAATGAATCCAAACGACAAAATATTCGCACTGTTATTGTGAGATTTAACGACTTAGAAGAAGTTATTAGTTATGCTTACCATAACAATATTGGTGTTACTGAATTTGAAGACTTATTATTTAGTCTTAATAACGCATATTATTACGCAATGTACTTCGATAAATCAGTAGATCAAGAAGTTATTAACGATAGTTACAGTCAATTACTAGAGTTTGCTTATCCTACAGATAAATCTGAAGTCTATTTAAATGATTATGCTAAAGTAATTATGAGTCATAACGTTACTTCTCAAGTACGACGTTATTTCCCTGATTCAGTAGAATAA